The following are from one region of the Anguilla rostrata isolate EN2019 chromosome 7, ASM1855537v3, whole genome shotgun sequence genome:
- the LOC135260051 gene encoding heart- and neural crest derivatives-expressed protein 2-like — MSVVGGCHHHSTMPYDSHSLASEATASPCHGENALLHGWLIRHAEVSPTNCSMAPSESPGYANGGPGLEFSRSVSVTGAGTGTGTVTISRPMKRKGKARRKERRRTQNINSAFAELRDCIPNVPADTKLSKIKTLRLASSYIAYLMDLLDKDDQNGETEAFKAEFTKTDFKKEEESKKELNEVLKNSKNNGDKKTKGRTGWPQYVWALELQH; from the exons ATGAGTGTAGTTGGTGGATGTCATCACCATTCAACGATGCCGTATGATAGCCACTCTTTAGCTTCGGAAGCAACTGCAAGTCCTTGTCACGGAGAAAACGCTCTCCTCCATGGTTGGCTCATCAGACATGCAGAAGTGTCTCCAACAAACTGTAGCATGGCACCATCAGAAAGTCCTGGATATGCGAACGGAGGCCCCGGTCTTGAGTTTTCACGTTCTGTGAGCGTCACGGGGGCTGGTACTGGTACTGGTACTGTGACAATATCCCGTCCTATGAAACGGAAAGGTAAGGCTCGACGAAAGGAAAGGCGCAGGACTCAAAATATAAATAGCGCCTTTGCCGAGCTTAGGGACTGCATACCCAACGTTCCTGCAGACACGAAATtgtccaaaataaaaacactgcgATTGGCCAGTAGCTATATCGCGTACCTCATGGACCTCCTGGACAAGGACGATCAGAATGGAGAAACAGAGGCTTTCAAAGCAGAATTCACAAAGACAGATTtcaaaaaagaggaagaaagcaaGAAAGAACTG AATGAAGTTCTGAAGAATTCCAAAAACAATGGtgacaagaaaacaaaaggaaggaCAGGCTGGCCTCAGTATGTCTGGGCTTTGGAACTCCAGCACTGA